From Pseudomonadota bacterium, a single genomic window includes:
- a CDS encoding ABC transporter permease: MIYTVKFYLRIALQNLVIHKGRMALALLGILFAVMSLVAFGNISNGMKKKIDNEISKFGKNLIILRAGLVFASRSGTRQFAESKTLKLRDVNRIKESLPGIVEAVPFFDITYPARYEDKTLTVSIVGTTDAVFKIRNVGLIMGKYFSKEEDLKADKKAVVGYKVFDNLFQREDPIGKYILVYRVPTEIIGVIDEKGTDFAGQDQDLQVYIPLNTFMRRYSNVDYIKGAYLQVQDGVSLTQMKQKLRSFVRKIHNMKDEQKDDFSIFTMEDIVRTQEEGIRLVSILTVIASIVSFLIGGLGIFAIMLLSISERKLEIGIRRVVGSKKRDIIFQFLAESVIVALMGGMFGICVGFVITIIVDYFGGFPLSLHPESIVISLVISMVIGILAGIYPAIQGTKYEP, encoded by the coding sequence ATGATTTATACAGTCAAGTTTTACCTCAGGATAGCCCTTCAAAATCTTGTTATACACAAAGGAAGGATGGCTCTGGCGCTGCTTGGTATCCTTTTCGCGGTCATGAGCCTCGTTGCTTTTGGCAACATCAGTAACGGTATGAAAAAGAAGATTGATAATGAAATAAGTAAATTCGGGAAAAATCTAATTATTTTACGGGCTGGTCTCGTATTTGCATCGAGAAGCGGGACAAGGCAGTTTGCGGAATCGAAGACCCTGAAACTTCGAGATGTGAACAGGATCAAAGAGTCCCTTCCCGGGATAGTGGAGGCGGTACCTTTCTTTGACATAACCTATCCCGCTCGTTATGAAGACAAGACGCTCACCGTGAGCATTGTAGGGACTACTGACGCTGTATTCAAGATAAGGAATGTAGGACTTATAATGGGTAAGTATTTCTCAAAGGAGGAAGACCTTAAGGCAGATAAAAAGGCTGTAGTTGGATACAAGGTGTTTGATAACCTTTTTCAGCGAGAAGATCCGATTGGCAAGTATATCCTTGTCTACAGGGTACCCACAGAGATCATCGGGGTAATTGATGAAAAAGGAACCGATTTTGCCGGGCAGGATCAGGACCTTCAGGTCTATATACCCCTTAACACCTTTATGAGACGTTATAGCAATGTGGACTATATCAAGGGTGCTTATCTTCAGGTGCAGGATGGAGTTTCTCTTACCCAAATGAAGCAGAAGCTGAGGAGTTTCGTAAGGAAGATCCATAATATGAAGGACGAGCAAAAAGACGATTTTTCGATTTTTACCATGGAAGACATTGTGAGAACACAGGAAGAGGGGATCCGACTTGTATCGATTCTGACCGTAATAGCGTCCATCGTTTCTTTTTTGATAGGAGGGCTTGGTATATTTGCTATTATGCTTCTTTCCATATCTGAGAGAAAGCTGGAGATAGGGATACGGAGAGTAGTCGGTTCAAAGAAGAGAGATATTATCTTTCAATTCCTGGCGGAGTCTGTTATCGTTGCCTTAATGGGAGGCATGTTTGGTATATGTGTTGGTTTTGTCATTACAATTATAGTTGATTATTTTGGTGGGTTTCCACTCTCTTTACATCCCGAGAGCATCGTAATTTCTCTTGTCATTAGTATGGTGATTGGTATCCTGGCTGGTATCTACCCTGCTATTCAGGGAACAAAGTATGAACC